GATGGCGAGTCGCGCGCCTTTGGGGGCTGGCCACGCAGGTGAAGGGGATATGGCCCTGTGGCCTGGCTGAGCCACACGCTCTCTTGCGCGCAGGCCAAGATCAAGGCTCGAGATCTTCgcgggaagaagaaggaggagctgCTGAAACAGCTGGACGACCTGAAGGTGGAGCTGTCCCAGCTGCGCGTCGCCAAAGTGACAGGCGGTGCGGCCTCCAAGCTTTCTAAGATGTAAGTGAGGCGGCCGGATCACAGCACTCGTGGGTGGGGAGCACGTGTGTATCGGGATCGTCGGAGGATTTCAAAGTTGGCTTAAGGAGCTGGCCGCTTAGATACCCACTCCGTGCATCCTGGGGCGCATGGGAGACCCGTTGTGTGCTTAGCCTCTTACCTGCCTTGACCTTGCGGTCCTTGTGCCTGGAGTGCATCCCCGGAGACCCATCTTAATGCTGCCTTCAAAGCCTACCCGGATCCTTTCCTTCCGCTTCCCCCCAACACTTAAGTTTTTAATTCACCTTTCCCCCCTTGGCAGCTTGCACCCTGGAGTGGCAGCGTAAGTTATTTTACATGGCTAAGAGTGCGGGAGACTTGTGAAAGGAACCTGGGTTTGGAGTTCATCAACCTGGGTACAAAGtccacttctcaaaaaaaattagatgagtgtggtggtgcaggcctgtagtcccagctactctggaggccgaggcaggaggatcacttgagcccaggagttgggagGCTATGATGGGGCCACTGCTCTTCAGGCTGGTTGacaggtgagaccctgtctccaaaaaaaaaaaaaaaaaaaaaaagctggttacCCTCATTTCCCCCAAACAACCTTAgtaggggcaggggtgggaggattgGACAAGCACAGTTGCACACTGAATCTTCAAGAACCATGTTGACCAGCCGTCTACTAGGTGACTCCCTCATCCTGACATGACTACAAATAACTTCTCCCCAGCTCATTGCTTGCTTCAGTCTCCTGGCTTGTAGTGACTCCACTTTGCAAATGTCTTGTTTCTCTCTCCTGCGATTCCCTAAGCTAGTCTGATTGCCTGGTTTGTGGCATGATTCCCTCCCATCAGCTCATTGAAATTGACATTGGTTGAGTCTTAGCCCTCAGGATAAATTCGTGTTCTGGGATTGAAGGTCTTTTTCTGATCTGCCTCATTTATCCAGCCTGCACTTCCTCATAAAGCCTCTGCTGTCTCAGCTGACACTTTACAGCTCAACAGCATTGGATTCCCTGCCCCATTCCTGGAATGCCCATCCCATgcccctctcttccctcctcagACCTCACTCCCAGAACGTCTTCCTCCTGAGTGAATATGGATGGGCTGATGGGGGAGGCTGCAGCTATCCCTACCCTATGTGTGAGTCCTGAGCCTTGGGAAGTGCTATGTGTCTTCCCCATCTTCACTGACATCTCTGTTTCGTAGCCGAGTCGTCCGGAAATCCATTGCCCGTGTTCTCACAGTTATTAACCAGACTCAGAAAGAAAACCTCAGGAAATTCTACAAGGTGAGTCTGCCTGGGCATAGGGAGGGTTGGCTGCAGGAAGCCAAGTGCTAGCCGTCCCTGGCCGGGGGCGTGGTAAAGAGGTTTTCCTTGGTGCAGGGGCTGAGAGTGGTTAGCCTTCCCAATTTGTTGCTGGGCTCGCCCTTCTACCAGTGTCTTGCGCTGGCACGTGGCTCTGCAGACCACTTCCTCAGGCTACAGATGTCAAGAATTCACTGGGGCTTGGGGTGTCCTGGCTGGAGACTCGGGTTTTGAATCCAGCCTTCCCAGTTGAGTGGCTTGGGCAATGATGGGACTGGCTGTTGAAGGTTTTCACTGCCTCTTACTGGCACTGGGTGTCAGTCCCTGCCATGCACCTGCCAtgctcatttttcagatgagggcCCTGAGGCCTAGACACCCACAATCAATGGTGTGATGGGCCCTGGTTCCAAACCTTACCTTGGGGAGGGTCGGCTTGAGTGTTCTGGGAGGTGTGCACAGGCGTCTGGCCCCCTCTTAGTCTTGAATTTTGATAACCATTTTCTGGTCTTGTCCTTAACATTCATCTTACTAGGGTTCAAGCAGAGAAAACTAGGGGGAGACGGTGTGTGCACATACATCCAATGTATTCTGAAGAATGGGCTTAGGTGATTGTGGGGGCTGGCTGGGACTCAGGGCCCAGGTTGAAGCTGCTGTTCCCAGTGGGTACTTGGAGCCTCAGCCCTATGCTTAAGACTTACAGCTGATTGGATCGGGCCTTCTGGGATtacccaggataatctccccacaAAGTTACCTGATGGGGGTCTTTagttttatctgcaaaatggttCCACATCACTACCCAAATTGTGTTTGAATAACTTGAAGGTTTGACACATGGAAAAAGCAGCCGTGGCTGATGAAGTGCCACaggcctataaccccagctactgggaggccgaggcaggaggatggcttgagcccaggagttaaaaagtgtagcctaggcaacatagtgaggcctcatctcaaaaaaatgagaaGGGCCATAGTGTGGGTATGTTAGCTGTTCAGGGGACACTAGCACGTGTGTGGCAAAAGTAAACCTTTAATGTCAACAGCTATGtgtgtggctagtggctgctCTGTTGGGCAGCAGAACTCTAGGGGGTTAGCCAATGTGAAAAGGACGAATGCCCAGCTGGTGCCAGCAGGAGTGAGGGATGTGGGAGGACAAAGACTTTTCTGCTTCCAAGTACCCTCCAGGGCTGGCCCTCATCGTCCAGGATCTTTCTGCAGTGCTGTGCCCACCTGCAGGGGCCTGAGGCCCTGTGACCTCAGAATCCCCCATACCATGGGCCACTTGTTACCTGTTCAGTCTTCCCCCACTAGGCTGGGACCCCTGAGCAGGGACTGGGTCAGATTCTTTGCCAAGCCAGCTCCCAGCACAGGGCCCAGTCCTgaagggggcccaggggacctTTGCAGAACACAGGAGAGACCAGTAAGAGCTGCCATGATCTAGAACCCCCTGCTGGAGAACAAGTGGGGCAGGAGTGGGAACCAAGGGTGGAAAGACAGATGAAGACAGATGATGGCTCTGTGACAGCTGTGGGCAGGGGCCCCAAAGCGGGAAGCAGGTGGGGCAAGTGGCCTTGGCCAGCCAGGCCTCTGAGGCTGGACGTTCATATAGGCAGCACCTGGTGGGCCCTCCATACAGATGGACAGAGTACTGCCTCAGCCCCCGGCACGCTCTTGCTAACCAGAGCTGAGGTAGTGGTAACTACCCCCGGGGCTTGGTGGGTGCTGCGTGCCCCGTACTAGGTTGTCATGTGACTGTCCTCGTGACTGGGAATCAGGCAGTGGAAGGAGCACTGAGTTGGGAGTCACTTGACTGAGATGCAAGCCCCAGCTCTTCCACAGCTTTGCCAAGACTTGTACACTCAGCCCAGTAGGTCAGCAGACTTACATGAAATGAGCATGGCCCCACCAGCCTTAGATTTGGGGGGATTAATTGAGCTAGTGATGTGTGTGGCCTGCTGGCAGTCCCATGGTGGCAGCCTCCTCCTGAGTGGCTACGGAtggccctccccagcccccttAGCTGCTGCAGTAGCTCCTCAGCCCCGGGTCCTTGGATTCACCCTCCCGTCTGTCTCCCAGGGCAAGAAGTACAAGCCCCTGGACCTGCGGCCTAAGAAGACACGCGCCATGCGCCGCCGGCTCAACAAGCATGAGGAGAACCTGAAGACCAAGAAGCAGCAGCGGAAGGAGCGGCTGTACCCGCTGCGGAAGTACGCGGTCAAGGCCTGAGGGGCGCGTAGTCAATAAAGCACAGCTGGCTGAGACTGCTTTGTTTCCTGGCACTTCCGCTGATTGGGTGGAGGTGGGCGGGTCTGGTTTTGGGGACCAGGTGTCTGATGGGTTCCAGCAAGCGTCCTGCCCATCACAGCTgtctgctctggtggggcctggAGAGTCCTAGCCATGGGGATCTGTTGGATGCTGGCACAGTCACTTTGCGCCTGTGGTGAGAAGCGGCATGCCTGTGCGCCACTGAGGGGAGCGGGTGAGGTCGGCACCATCCGAGGTGGTGTTAGGTTTGAGGGTCCCTGGGTGATCTGGATGTGCGGGATATTTGACGTCTAGTCTGATCGGCAGCTCCAGACACTAAGATTTTCCCATCTGGGGTGAAGGCACAGGTGTGGGCCACATCCAGGACTCCCTGCCAAGAGTAGAGGTTAGGGCTTGAGGTAAGTCCTGCCTTGGGAGAAGCTGTCCACGGCTCCCTCAGTGCCACAGCGCCGTGCCTTAccttcagggtctcaaggcactTTCCTGTGTTGCAGTCCCAGACTTTGACCTGGAAAAGGAGGGGGGCATGTCAGGAGGCCTCACCAGGCCACTGTGCCATCTGAAGCCACCTCCAGGAAAGTGCCAGAcaaaatttgagatggagtcttcacctgaactcctgacctcaggtgatccacctacctccacctcccaaagtgctgggattacaggtgtgagccaccgccccccgcCCAAACAACATCTGAACCTCTTGGTGTAGGTTTTGTTTGGGGGCTGTATTTGAAATTGCAGAGCAGGAGTTCTCTTTTGCCTGATGCCATTTGGGTCATGGAAATGTCAATGCAACTACCAACGGGCCAGCCCTAACCTTGGTGCTGGCCGTTAGGTAGAGAGGCTGGCACCCGGGTCCTGCCCTTGCCCCCTCCTAGCTAGGGCAAGTGGGGATGTGGGCATTTCTGGAGTGAGTGCTGAGGGCTCCTGGTGGGGTGAGGATGGGTAGGTAGGAGCAGGATGGGCCCGGGGTGGTTACCATGCGTGAATAGCCGGCGCTGGCCAGCCACAGCTCGTCGGGAGAGAAGGCTATGCTCTTCACCCAGGTGACGTGGCCCTTCAGTTGGATAAGCAGGCTGCTGGTTGTGGGCTTCCAGATGTGGATGGTCTTGTCCCAGGAGCCGGATGCCTGGACAGCAGACAGCTCTGATCCCCGGGGTTTCGGGCCTGTGAGCTCACTGGGCCCCTAAGTGGCCTGGGACCCTTCTTAAGGGCCTGGCTGCCAGCAAGGGACCAGCCTGGAACCCAGGACACCCCACTTACCAGGAGGCCAGATGGTGAATAGCACAGGCAGCTGATGTTGCCACTGTGTCCCTCTAGCGCCTGGTGGAAGACTGCTGGGGTCCCCGTCCGCAGGTCCCAGATGCGTACGGTGGAGTCCCAGGAGCCGGTGGCCTGCAGGCAGCTTCTGTGAGTCTGGCCCGGCCAGCTCCCGACCCGCTCTGCACCTAGGCGGGACCCAGAGTCCATCCCCTTCCCACCACTCAGCTCCAAGTGGGTATGGGGCCACTGAGGTGGGGACCAGGGCAGAGGGTAGGCTCACCAGGCAGTTCACCATGGGTGAGAAGTCGCTGCTCTGGACAGAGTCGCGGTGCCCGACTAAGAGGCGCAGCATCTGGCCGGACTAGAGAGAGCCCTGAGCATGAGGCAGCAGAGGGCAGCTGGCTACCTGGGCCTTGACAGTCCAGGAAAGGGGGACCTCGTGCAAAAAGCCTGAGGGCTGCAGTGTGCAGGGAGGCCTGGAGAGGCGGCTGTGGCCAGGTGGGGGCAGCCTTGGTTGCCTGCTGTGGGCATGGGCCATGGGAACCAGTGGAGGGTTTGAGCTGGGAGGGCAGGACTGGCGACATCCTCTCTGGAACTGGTCCTTGAATCCCAGACTGGTGGCCCCAGCCCCTCGACGTACCTGCACTTCCCAGAGCATCACCCGCTTGTCCCAGCCACCTGATGCCAGCTGTCTCGAGTCAGGGCTGAAGCTGACCGTCTCCACACTCCGTTGGTGACCTGCAGGCACCAGCCCGGGGTCGGGAAAGAAGGTGACATGACACAGGACACAGCACCATCTGAAGGGGAACGCTGGCCTGGCTGCTTGGCTCCCAGCTCACTCACCCTTCAGGACCCGCAGACACTTCGCTCTTGCCACATTCCACAGGCGGACAGTGTAGTCACAGGAGGCGCTGGCGAAGAGGTGGCCATCGGGGGAGAAGCGGCAGAACTTCACGGGGCCTTGGCGGGTGGCCACAGTCAGGGGACAGAGCACTGCCCGCCACTTCTGCCCACGCAGTCCAATCCTTGCTAATTTCTCCAGCCTCATCGCCAGCCTCCCCTCACCCAAACTCCAGCTTCCCAGAAATGCCTGGATTTCCATGCCTTGGCCTGGGCTGGGCTGTCAGCCTTGGAGCACCCAACCTCAGTGCTCATCTGAAAAATCAATATCCAAGTCAAAGTAGGGACCTCCCAGAAACTTGCCCTAACAACCGCTGCCTTGGTTCACTGCCTCCTTTGAGCTCCAGCCCCTGATTTTCCCTCTTTGCAGCATTAACCAGACTGCTTGTAATTGCCTGATATTTTTTCTTGTCTCCTGAATAATAATTAACAATAGTTATAGCTATTGAGTCCTCAAGGGGTGCTAGGTACTTTGCTTGCATCATGCCAATGGAAATGGCTCAGCAAGGTGACAGGACTTGACCAAGCTCACAGTCAAAACAGTGGTAGGCACGACATGGCTGAACCTTAAgtacatcatgctaagtgaaataagccagtcacaaaaagacaaataccatgtGACTCCACTTAGAGGCACCCAGAGAGGTCAGATGCAtcgagacaaaaagaaaaactggttgtcaggggctgggaggagggagattgGGGACTTGTTTAGTGGGGACAGAGGTTCAGTTTCGCAGGaggaagagttctggagattggtgtCATGACAATGTGAAGGTACTGGATTctctgaactgtacacttaaaaatggacaCAACaaggcgggtgcagtggctcacgcctttaatcccagcactttgggaggctgaggtgggtggatcacgaggtcagcagttcaagaccagcctggccaagatggtgaaaccccatctctactaaaaatacaaaaaaatttgctgggcgcagtggcaggtgtctgtaatcccagctactcgagaggctgaggcagagaattgcttgaacccaggaggcggaggttgcagtgagccgaggttgtccagcctggacgacagagtgcgactgtcacaaaaaataaaaataaaaaagtatgcaACAGAAAGTATTATGTATGTTACATCAcagttgttgtgtgtgtgtgtgtgtgtgtgtgtgtgtgtgtgtgtgtgtgtgtttaaagaagGATCTGAATCCAGGCCTGTTAGAGTCTAAGCCCCAGCACCCAGATATCTCATCCCATCTCCcatcctgcccagccctgccttgCACCCGTGCCCAGCTCATCAGAGGTCACTGCAGTCAGCTCTGCAGCATGCCAGACCCTTGTGCCTCAGTCATCCCGGCCAGGTGTGGGAGCCCCACCTGTGTGGCCacccagcctccagagaagctgccCACTCTGGGTCTCCCAGCCATACACGCAGCCATCCTCTGAGCCTGTGAGCAGCATCTGGCCATCAGGGGAGAAGGCAGAAGAGTTGACCTAGAAACAGAGCACAAAAGCGGTCCCATTCTGGGGAAGAAACCCCTGTCCGCTCATCTCTGACCCCTAAACACTGCCCCCAAGAGTCTGGGGTTGGAGCTTGACTTCCAGCCTCACTCCACCACCAGAGCCCAGAACCCGGGACCCACTGGGCCCTCTCTGGAGCCCCGTAAAGCCAGAGCCTGCAGTTGGAGGCAAGAGCCTTCTCTGGAACCAGAGCCTGGAACCCCAGAGCCAAGAGCCCATTCCAGAGCTGCAGCTGACAACGCAGAGTCCAGAATCTACTCTAAGCTCTGAGTTCACTTTAGAGCCAGGGCCCCAGAAAACACCAGAGTCAGCAGGGAGCTTTGTGCCCCTCTCGAGGCATAGCCCAGAGCCCGGGGCTCTTTTTAGAGGCAGAGCTTAGAACCTGGAGCTGCTCTGGAGCTGGGGCCCAGCACTAGAGCTGAGAACCTACTTTGATCCTTCTTGGGTTAGCAAAGTCTACTGTGGACTCAATGTCCTCAGCTAGTGCCCAGAGAACATTCTGGAACCCCCACTACACAGAACCAGGAACCACTCTGCATCCAAAGCCGGTAGTCTGGGCACAGCCTGCTGGACCTCACCTCGCCGCCGTGCTGGCCGAAGAATTTCACTCTCCGCACGGCCAGCGTGGCCGGGACCCCACTGTTCATGGACACCCGGCCCCACCCCGCCCCGGCGGGCTCCCTCCTAGGCGGCCGCGGGACCCCAGGACTgggcagaggaaagaggaaactGTGTACAAGCGGTCTCCATGGTAATCGGGGCGGGGCGTGCAGCCACGGCGGGGGTCCCTGCGAAGCCACGAGGACTGACAGGCAGGGCCAGACCGCTTGCAGCTCGGCGGAGGTGGAGCCGCAGCAGGCGGGACCGCGGCGGGCTGGGAGAAGGGACTTCCCGCGCCAGCGGCTGCGCGTCCACCCTAGGGCAGCTCTCGCGCGGGGCAACACGGCACACAGAGCGGCCACTAGAGGGCGCGCCAGCCACACGCACCACGCGGCCCAGAGCCCGTCCCCGCGCCCTGCGGACTGCGGACTGCGGACTGCGGACTGCAAAGGGTCCCTGCATCCCTTTGACACAGGGGAGCAACGAGCCTTTCACCCATCTGCACAACCGGGAGCATCAGCCCTGCCCCACAGGACTCCAGGGGTGAGccaagcacagggcctggcacacggTAGATGCCCAAGAGGGCCCCCTCAGGAGCCAATACCCCTTCCGTCCAGGAGTGGCCAGTACTGAGGTTGAGGATGTCCCAGGAGAGCGCTGGGACAGTAGCCAGCTCTGTCCTCCAGGGCGTGGGAGCCAGAGGTAGTGTGTGTAAAGTACACGGCATTAAAAGTGGGATCACGTCGCTGTTAACATTCCTGGCAGCACAAAATGTGCCATCTGAGGATGGGGTGGAGGCTGGGGCGGAGGGGCAGTGTCCAGGAGCTGCCAGGATCCTTACCGGATAGCGCAATCTGAAGCTTGGAACGAGCAGGATTTGGTTTCATTGttaattttacaggtgaagaaactcaCCCGGAGAGCTGGGAGGACTTGCTCAGAGACACTCAGCCAGTAGGAGTGGAACTGGGATTTCAGCCCGTGGCTGTCTGACTCTGGGGGTCTGTACTGGGACCACCTGCCATGAACTCCAGGGACCTCGCAGCAGATGTTGAGGTCCACAACTCCTGGTACATCTGGGAAACTGAGGTCCGAAGAGGGCAGGACTTGGCCCAGCCATCTAGCTGGTGCCTCCATGGCAGAGCTGCGGCAGGACCCA
The nucleotide sequence above comes from Symphalangus syndactylus isolate Jambi chromosome 3, NHGRI_mSymSyn1-v2.1_pri, whole genome shotgun sequence. Encoded proteins:
- the RPL35 gene encoding large ribosomal subunit protein uL29, which produces MAKIKARDLRGKKKEELLKQLDDLKVELSQLRVAKVTGGAASKLSKIRVVRKSIARVLTVINQTQKENLRKFYKGKKYKPLDLRPKKTRAMRRRLNKHEENLKTKKQQRKERLYPLRKYAVKA
- the WDR38 gene encoding WD repeat-containing protein 38 isoform X1, which produces MNSGVPATLAVRRVKFFGQHGGEVNSSAFSPDGQMLLTGSEDGCVYGWETQSGQLLWRLGGHTGPVKFCRFSPDGHLFASASCDYTVRLWNVARAKCLRVLKGHQRSVETVSFSPDSRQLASGGWDKRVMLWEVQSGQMLRLLVGHRDSVQSSDFSPMVNCLATGSWDSTVRIWDLRTGTPAVFHQALEGHSGNISCLCYSPSGLLASGSWDKTIHIWKPTTSSLLIQLKGHVTWVKSIAFSPDELWLASAGYSRMVKVWDCNTGKCLETLKGVLDVAHTCAFTPDGKILVSGAADQTRRQISRTSRSPRDPQT
- the WDR38 gene encoding WD repeat-containing protein 38 isoform X2; the encoded protein is MNSGVPATLAVRRVKFFGQHGGEMLLTGSEDGCVYGWETQSGQLLWRLGGHTGPVKFCRFSPDGHLFASASCDYTVRLWNVARAKCLRVLKGHQRSVETVSFSPDSRQLASGGWDKRVMLWEVQSGQMLRLLVGHRDSVQSSDFSPMVNCLATGSWDSTVRIWDLRTGTPAVFHQALEGHSGNISCLCYSPSGLLASGSWDKTIHIWKPTTSSLLIQLKGHVTWVKSIAFSPDELWLASAGYSRMVKVWDCNTGKCLETLKGVLDVAHTCAFTPDGKILVSGAADQTRRQISRTSRSPRDPQT
- the WDR38 gene encoding WD repeat-containing protein 38 isoform X3, which translates into the protein MSPVLPSQLKPSTGSHGPCPQQATKAAPTWPQPPLQASLHTAALRLFARGPPFLDCQGPGSQLPSAASCSGLSLVRPDAAPLSRAPRLCPEQRLLTHGELPGHRLLGLHRTHLGPADGDPSSLPPGARGTQWQHQLPVLFTIWPPELSAVQASGSWDKTIHIWKPTTSSLLIQLKGHVTWVKSIAFSPDELWLASAGYSRMVKVWDCNTGKCLETLKGVLDVAHTCAFTPDGKILVSGAADQTRRQISRTSRSPRDPQT